In a single window of the Natator depressus isolate rNatDep1 chromosome 24, rNatDep2.hap1, whole genome shotgun sequence genome:
- the GLMP gene encoding glycosylated lysosomal membrane protein, whose translation MPAGGRRLLPGLWLLGGLSCLLAAAGGDRRQVTLQYISGSNSSSASLLHVRAVGQNDTLHYVWSGIGAPTVLLVYTRSESSALHVNWTKLLSASPAGAIWIEPPSSVVYSTAVVFTKVFEYNGTNASGLSKGQEEPFYPSYDLAGFSWQIVNQTALMAKFQGMNTVDPGGTSHNGTISFQVTAYEEGGRDGPLPRLLHTANSSKVEFIMDNMAPRGNKSRFLLEVVTVEEKGGHKRLQSVRSIDDEYTPTIFEMAQLVSEPRNDSVGPSFFQWKTTAYGSRDASRENAIRCRYYPLQTANRTLPGPSIAHAYFGEGLGRSHSIAAINISFSGEDGEVYAEKGYLSWSALLGFGTPPKDAFSPLVMAIMAVALGTPMVLLLAGALVVLFARRKRHSQYEPIN comes from the exons ATGCCGGCGGGAGGCCGCCGCCTGCTCCCCGGCCTGTGGCTGCTGGGGGGTCTCTCTTGCCTGCTGGCGGCCGCGGGGGGCGATCGGAGGCAG GTGACCCTGCAGTACATCTCTGGCTCGAACAGCTCctccgccagcctcctgcacgtGCGGGCTGTGGGCCAGAACGACACCCTGCACTACGTGTGGAGCGGCATCGGGGCACCCACCGTGCTGCTGGTCTACACCCGGAGCGAGAGCAGCGCCCTGCACGTCAACTGGACCaagctcctctctgcctcccccgCCGGGGCCATCTGGATTGAGCCGCCCAGCAGCGTCGTCTACTCCACCGCTGTCGTCTTCACGAAG GTGTTCGAGTACAACGGGACCAATGCGTCGGGACTCTCCAAGGGGCAGGAGGAGCCCTTCTACCCCTCCTATGACCTGGCTGGCTTCTCCTGGCAGATTGTGAACCAGACAGCCCTCATGGCCAAGTTCCAGGGGATGAACACCGTGGACCCTGGGGGGACCTCCCACAATGGCACCATCTCCTTCCAG GTGACTGCCTACGAGGAGGGTGGCCGGGACGGCCCCCTCCctcgcctcctgcacaccgccaACAGCTCCAAGGTGGAGTTCATCATGGACAACATGGCTCCGCGCGGCAACAAGTCTCGCTTCCTGCTGGAAGTGGTCACGGTGGAGGAGAAAGGGGGGCACAAGAGGCTGCAGTCGGTGCGGTCCATTGATGATGAGTACACGCCCACCATCTTTGAG ATGGCCCAGCTGGTGTCCGAGCCCCGCAATGACAGCGTCGGCCCGAGCTTCTTCCAGTGGAAGACGACGGCGTACGGCTCCAGGGATGCCAGCAGGGAGAACGCCATCCGCTGTCGCTACTACCCCCTGCAGACGGCCAACCGGACGCTGCCGGGGCCCAGCATCGCGCACGCCTACTTCGGGGAGGGTCTGGGCCGCAGCCACAGCATTGCCGCCATCAATATCTCCTTCAGCGGCGAGGACGGGGAGGTCTATGCCGAGAAGGGCTACCTGAGCTG GTCTGCCTTGCTCGGCTTCGGCACGCCCCCGAAAGACGCCTTCTCTCCCCTCGTGATGGCCATCATGGCTGTGGCCCTGGGCACCCCcatggtgctgctgctggcaggggcccTTGTGGTGCTGTTCGCACGGAGGAAGCGCCATTCCCAGTACGAGCCCATCAACTGA